DNA from Drosophila suzukii chromosome 2R, CBGP_Dsuzu_IsoJpt1.0, whole genome shotgun sequence:
GGCTCTCGTACCTATTGTCATGTAAATGACAATAATTCGATTTTTCACTTTCCCCAACATTTTGTACGAATACTTTTTACTGCAGACAACTAAAGACTACTAGCAATGGTTTTTCATCCAAATTATTTGCTTGCTGGTTGGGAATTAGTATGTTGGCAGACTAAAGAGGGGATATAAACTATGTAGATCATTCacccttttaaaaatatattattgcagtaacatttttttattgattttaaaatactttcGTCTCTATATTTAATGTTCCGCTGTAACAGAGGGTTCTGGAAAAATAATGAATACTATACTATTTAGTACTATTATCTCTCCCTAAGACGGTATATGAATGATCGTTGCTTGGATAGTTTTCAGATGCTGCGACTGAATGCTAGCGTGTGTGCTATGGTGCATAAAAATCAACGCTTGGACAAGCTCATCTTTTCTGTTATAATTGTTGCACACTTTCAAGGGGTACGTCCACTTTCACAAAGAAAAGGAGCAGCCCTCTTGGTAGAGAACGTGTTGATACCCATTGATGTGTTTAAACATTGCGTTATCAACATTCCGTTTGACACATTGTTTATGAGTCGGAAAGATTTCGTGCCTGattagttttaattatttactaGAATCGCATTCCTGATTAATTATAATTGTTCGGTAAATGTTCAAAAACCCTATATAAATATAGGTAACATGAAACTGATAACAAAACGGAGCAAAATGTCGGGACAAGCAGTCAAGGGCTTCATCGAAAATAAAAGGTAATAATCACTATTTTATATTGTTGAACAAAAAATGTAATCTAATGATTCTTACCTTTCAGAATTTTTTGGATATTTGTGATAATTTTTATGAAGAATGTAAATGATACGGATTGTACCAGCAGCGGAGTGACAAAGACTTTTCCATCAGTGGGAATATGTCTGACAATGGGCCGTTCAACGGATGAAGTTAAGGACGCCGTTCTTAGACGTTCTCCCGGGGAAAAACTACCACGGAACTATATAAGAATGATAAAAGATTATCTTTTTGTAAGCCCCAACGACTTTTACCGTGGTGGAGCTCAATATTGTGAAGGACGAAATTCCACATGTGGAGTCGATATTTTAGACATGAGAAGGGAGGTATTGAAAAGATTGCTTTAATTATTTATCTTTAAATGATGACTTACCACTTCGGTTCCAGTTACTTCCCAGAAAGTGCACGGAGATATTTGACAAAATTTACTTTGGTGAAAAATTGCTTCCCCACTGCGAACAAATATTCAAGTTTCATGAACTTGAATTGGGTTATTGTTTTCTAGCAAACAATTACATGGACTAGTATGTCTAACAGGATTTAACTTTATATTAAGCTTGCCGTTCACTTTTATTTCCCTCAGTGACAGCACCGATACAATGCCTTTGCAATACTCTTCGTTGGACAAACACCGGAATCTACGCTTGGTCTTCCAACCCCCCAAACTATATAACTATGAAGTAAAATCCCAATATATACGATGCCCgataattacatttttattttttagttgCATGTCCTAAGCAATGAGGATGTACCGAATTTTGCTAGTTCAGGCCCCGGGATAACCTCTTATCATACCAAACAAATTTACGAAGTCGAGGAGACTCcgaaccgcaaatcgatcaaCGAACCAGTATCTCAACGGCAATGTAGATTTCCAAGTGAACATAGTATCAAGGGAATTCCTTACAGGTTCGTAGTAAGATATGTACTAAATCCTTGTTTgctttgaacttttttccgAAGTCATTCGACGTGTGTGGGTAATCGCTTCAGTGAAATGGGGATGGATAAATGTAATTGCTCCGTATTCAGTTATGAAGATCCAAGTAAGTTACTTTAATTgatagtatttttttttaccgtGTTTGATTTTTTAGGTTCAAAAAACTTTTGCGGTGTACAGGGATTAATCTGCTTGGCTGAAGCAGAATTAGCTATGAGTggtaaaattattataaaaatatacttttaaCAGAAATAAAATTGCAAGTTATAGAACATATTGCTGCTGACAAGACTTGCTTACCGTCCTGCGTGCATCAAAATATTACACGTATCGGGTAAgcgaaaaaaaatcaattgatTTTTTATCACTTTTAATCTTAATCACCCAAAACTTATAGGGACAAGGATTATGACCTGGAAGGCTATGTGGTCGAAATTAAATTAGTATCTCGAAACTAGTTATAATGGTAAGatttaaatattgttttaacCGGTTTTTAAGTAATATTTTGTAGCTTTTCCTTTGGTACTGCAATTGTAAAAGATTCTTTAATCACACTTAACCTGTTTttcattgaaaatatattcTGAGCTTTGTATTGACGTGCACATGttgaatattaaatatttttatacatttttatttaaaactgtTTTTTAATCTTCGGAAAAATCTCGTGCATGCACTGAAACCTCGCGTGCATCTTTTGGTATCCAATTAAAGGATGGGTTATGAATCAAAACTTGCGTGCCGGATTGCGACATAttcatatataaatatatactatATGTTCTCCATGCGCTctaaatatgtatatttatatatttgttaCAAAGCAATAATCAAAACGGAGCAAAATGTCGGGAAAAGCAGTCAAGTTTTtaacaaaatttttaatatttctcgTTAGTAATAAGAGGTAAATTTACTCAAGAATATAAATGTTGTCTGTAAGCTAATTACAGATTTCGAAATTATCGTTGTAGACTATTTTGGATATTTGTGATCATGGTTTCTGGATGGAACATGGTCACAATATTCATTCTTTTGAAGAATAGATATGAAACGGATTCCACGAGTATTGGAGTCTCCACTGCATATAGTCGTTGGACGAACACCTTTCCATCGATTGGAGTCTGCCTGTCGAAAAGTCGGATAAATAAAGAATTTACAGAGGCTGTTCAGCGACGTTTTCCTGGAAAAAAACAACCCTACACCTACACAAGAACCTTATACGACTACCTCTTTATAACACCCAATAACTTGTACATAAAGCCGGAATATTGCCCAGATATAAATTCTTCATGTGGAGTTGATATTTTAGACATGAGAAGAGAGGTATAGTATTTTTCAATATgacatatttttttcaaactaTTTTTTCCTATTTGGTATAGTTATTTCCCACAAATTGTTCGTCATTTCTTGAAAAAATATACTTTGCGGAAGTATTGCTACCGGACTGCGAAAAAATATTCAAGTTTCATGAACTAGAAATGGGTTACTGCTTTCTTGCTAACAATTTTATGGACTAGTAAGTTTAATTAGTCATAAACTTAACATATAATTTGGATATTACTTTAGATTCTCTTAGTGACAGTACCGAAGATATGCCTTTGCAATATACTTCCCTGGACAAATACCGGAATCTACGATTGGTTTTGCGAAGTGGCTTAGTATATGGATATGAGGTAAGAACCTTAAACGTATGGTAGCTCCTTTAATAAAATTTAGTCCAATTCATTTTTAGTTATTCATTCACAGTCCTGAGGACCTGCCCTATTTTAATGCTATAAGCTATGGAATTTCCGGTGACACTTCGATACATTCCTTCAATGTCGAGGAGATTCACAATCACGAAAATGTCATTGAGGAGCCAATTTCTCAAAGGCTTTGCAAATTTCCAAGTGAAAGTACTATTGAGGGTCTTCCCTATAGGTTAGTTTTGATGAGGGAATTACATATATGAATAGAATTCTTCTCAATTTAAACACGTTACCACAGTTTTTCGATATGTATGTCTCTTATCCGAAGTGAAATTGAAATGGAACTCTGCAACTGCACTCTGTTTAGCCATAAGGATCGAAGTAAGTTAGCCACTTAAGGTTAAACACCTTATAACCGTTTTACTTTTACAGGTTCAAAGCACTATTGCGGAGTGGCGAATGTTTCCTGCTTGGAACACGGTAGCTAAAACTGTTTCGAATGGTAATGTCAGTGGTTTTATCATATTGTTTCAGGAAAACTGGCCGAAAAAGTGAAGAGCTATGTTGGATCTCATATGGCATGCTTGCCATCCTGCATGGAACAACAAATTAGTCTTGTCGGGTAAGTGACTGGTGGCTGTCTTTCTTATTCGTAATACTATCGCTTCTAGGTCTCGAGATGATAAAAGTAAAATAAGCGAAGAAGAGGGGTTTGTGGTCGAAGTACAAATAGCATCTGCACCCACCGCGAGATATTACAGAACAGTCACCCAGACCAAACTAGATCTAATAGGTAGGGTTTTTGAAATACCTCCTCCATAATTTAAAGAGTCTTCTTTTCAGTTGGAATTGGAAGTGTAATAGGACTTTTCTTCGGGGCATCTTTACTTAACATTTTGGAAATAAGctcatattttgtaaaaaaaattaaaactatGATTTTAGGTTAGAATCTTTAATACACTAATTTTACAACTTCGCAGCGGCTTGCACTTGGGTTTTAATTACACAAAtcaataaatatatgtatttaaaaaaggtaaaagtgtatttttatttcaaatgaTGTCAATTTTTATTAAGGAACAAATCTAAGCAATTGTTTCCGAATTCGTTTTCTGAATAGAAGCATTCTTAAAAAGAAAAAGCTTCTCATTTAATTGCAGGACTTTGCTCTCAAGACTGATTTCGATAATAAGATCTTTGCctgaaaaaatatatgttgATTTAATCACATCTCCCATATTATTCATATAAACAATGCTCGATATTATAATATGATTTGTATTTCGGATTTTGCTCATTAATACAACATTGTCGGAAACAAATTTCTTATCtacttttttaaaaccaaaacaaaaccGAAAGAATGAAGGGaaaaaaaatcatttgaatttatttcaCCGTTTATATAGATCTTTAAGATTAAAGATAGATTaacaaaatacaatttatattttttggtgTCCCTAAGCCTTGTTTTTTCAATGTTTGGATACCTCCCACAGTGATTTCTGTATTGTTATTTCACTTGTCGCCTCCGGTCACACTATTTTCAAAACGTAAACAATAATTGATTTTTCctacaaaacaaaagttattGAAAATGTCTGGAGTAGCTGCTAAAAAGATTGCCGAAGCGGAGAATCTAGTAAAGCAGGCCGAGAAGAGGTACTTTCAAAAATAATTCCTGCATTCATGGACGAGTCTTCGAAATGTTTTAATCTTTGCAGCTTGAAATTGTCTATGTTGAAATGGGTACCTGATTACGATAGTGCTGCCGATGAGTACTCCAAAGCGGGTGAGTGCTATAAAGCTTGTGTGACTAATATTCTCTACAAATATCCACGTACAATAAACAAGTATGTTCAGTATAACGTAaccataaaatattatatattttggagatacacacatacatatttGTCTACGTGGTTTGGGTATACACATATTTATTAGAAAGCTTGTTAGAGAATGTTTTGCATATGTTAAATAACGATTAAGTAAAGTtaccaaaatatataaaattatatttctaGCCACTGCATATCGAATAGCCAAAAGTTATGATAAGAGCAAGGAATGTTTTCTGAAGGCCATCGACTGCTATAAGAACAACAAAGCCTGGTTCCATGCTGCAAAGGCTTACGAGCAGGTTAGCAAACAAAACGAAAATATTTCGGGGTGACAAAGAAATCTCTTATAACCAAATTTGGTTGAAATCAAaccaaaattataaaaatgtacaaaTTATCTTTGTTTGAAACAGATTCTGTGTCACCGAGGAATATTTCTGTTCATATCTAATAAGCCTAAGTATCTTTCAGATTATTCTGCTGTCTAAAGATGCTGACAAATTGCACGAAGTTGAGGAGTACGCCAACAAGTCTGCTAATTTGTATCAGCAGCATGGCTCTCCAGAAGCAGCGGCGTCCGCATTGGATAAGGCCGCAAAGTTAACTGAATCCAAGCATCCTGACATGGCACTAAGATTCTACCAACACGCTCTGGAAGTTATAATGGTGAGTACTATTTAATGGCattgtttatttaattaatattcaTACCTGACAGATTGAGGATTCCGTCCGTCAAGCAGCTGAGTTTGCATCGAAAGTTTCAAGAATACTGGTGAAACTTAGGAGGTAAGTGATCCACATATCACCTTAACGATAATAAAGTTAATAAGTTCAAATCCGTCAGGTACGAAGAGGCCACAAACGCGCTCAAAAAAGAAATAAGCCTCAATCAGCAAACGGAATCCTATGGGCAAATTGGGCGGCTAGTTGTAGCCTTGGTAATGGTACAATTAGCACGCGGTGATTCTGTGGAAGCCGAAAAGACGTTCAGAGAATGGGGCAATTGCTGTGAGCCAGAAGAAGTGGCCACATTGCAAACTCTTTTGCAAGCCTTTGATGACGAAGACCCAGAATTAGCTGCCAGGATGCTGGCATCTCCATTTATCCGACACATGGATGTTGAGTATGCAATTCTATCCAAAAACATTCCATTACCTCAAGGAATACAGCTGGAAAAGAAAACCGGCGATAATGCTGGAATTGTAAGtactaatattttattatcttgCATTTGGAAAATATTGCTTACTTTACACATAATACAATATAATGTGTCCCGTATCCGATAGCAAATGTTCactttttgtaaaattttaaaaatatctataACTCAAATGTGAAAACAGCTGATTTATCCTCAAGTATACTCTTTAAAACTAACAAGAACTTATTTCTTTCTCTTTTAGGAAACCAATGACGCCGAGGACGAAGGGGGTCTATGCTAAATACATTAAAGTTTTTCGGTCTGCTTGTTAgtcaaaatatatttatcgTTAATAATAAcgcttttaatatttaaactgttaaatacaaatttcatCGCAATCGTTGTACTAAATATCTtaagaattaaataaaacaaagatACGTATTTTGGGATGTTTTAGAATTGGGAAATCATATGTTTGGGACTTATACATATGTGgcatataattttttttgctcgcctaataaacaatttaatagAGCAGAGTCAAACCTCTCAGTCACCAGCACTCGAATCTTCATGAAAATCTGTTAGACTTAATATTATGTATTATATCTAATTTtctaaaatgaaaataaatattaaatgttcCCATAACAAAATACTTTGTGCCATTCTACCGTTCCAAACAGAGGACAAACGTTCATGACGCGTCACGACGCATGTTGATATTTTGCATAGGCCTGGCAACTCTAACCTATGCGAAATAACCGACCAAATTGATTCGTCCGGTTGTTCGTGAAAGAAGGCGGAAGGTTAAACAGTATTTGTAATATATACTCGGCAAGCAATTTGAAAATTGTGAAAGTAAAAAACTACAGGAAAAATGGTACGTACACTAGAGACTCTCATTCAGATTCAGGTGGGAAAAGCATGCGGTTAGAGTGAATCGCTGGAAGCGAGTAGGAGTGCGAATAAGTGTCTTCGATTCGATGAATCATATAAGCATCTCCTTTGAAATCTGTATATACATACATTCAGATAAGTGTGTATATATACCAATCATACATATAtttccacttttttttttttgccgaTATGTACGTTGGCCATATTCGGGCATATACATGGTCATGAATGTGTGCGTATACATATATACCAAATTAGTCATTGGTAGCAGGCGGATATTACTCATTTATTGAAGTGTTTCATACTCTCGCACTCGTTAATGGTAAATTCGCGAAAGCAATCGCAGAAGAATGCTCAAAAGTGGCAGCTGGAAAAATGGAGcgattaaaaattaaaaagttggAAAGAGAAATGCACACACACATTTCGATTTTCATgtctatatgtatatatttttacacACTTGAGTGTGTGTGGGTATACCGCTTTTTTTATAATTCGATGGCTATAAATATGTACGTACGTTTGTATGTATCTGCTTAATGCTTATTTTCTCGCAGACGCAaaatgtgtgtatgtaaaacTATATTACCATACAGAAATatgtacaaaaatatatatccaGGCATACATATTTAAGGTGTGATCGTTTCCTTGCGCCTAGCGTATGTATGCACGTACATATGTATGCCATCTGGTTGTGTGTGTGATGCAGACGTCTGTATGTATGATACATTCGATTTTGTCCGCATTTTCCCCCCCAAATATTATGGAAAATCGGGCATTTTCCTCTCCCTTCTTGTGGGGGAAATTGTGGGGAAAACAATCAGACTGCCCCTTCCCATTTTCATTCTGACTTTTCTCGGCTTGTTCTCACCCTTAAACTTGCCGGCACTTGTGAACTTACCCTTGAACTTTTTGAGCGCCGGGAAATAAAAAGCGAGAATATGAGCTGTTAatggtgccacgcccaccactCCCAGTCGAAATGGTGGCCACATGCCGCCAACTCATTTAACCGGTAAAAGTTCTGCGGTAGCAATGGCAATAAGTAGCATAAATTATTTACCTTAATGTTTGTTATTGCCGGCaatcaaagaaataaaatttgcgAAGCGGAAAAGAGACGGCCATACTGTCAGCTGAATGTGGGCAGTTATGTCTGCAGTTACtcctcacacacacacacacaaatctACATCAGTTAAACACAGGGTGACTAGTGCATTATGTAGCACTCgaattttaaacaaatcaCTCCTAATATAAATTGTAAATGAAATAGTCTTTGATAAGCGATATAAGACAGCTCATACTATgagttactttctttttatatCTTAATCATGAGTCACTATACCCAAATTTATATTACCtgcataaaaattaaatattttgaagttGAATGTTAAAACATTTTGTTTCCAGTATAAAACTTgaatttaataatttcaaagCTGTTGAATAGTATTAAAATTGGCTGTCCCTTAAATTACGATGTTTcaagttttatatttaaatcataCATAAAATACGTAGAGCACCCTGTATAAGTATATACTTAAGTACATCTGCCGTTGACAGTTTGGCGCGctttgaatattaaaaatatatacatcattttcatttttctaTTATCTTTTTAGGCTTCTGGTGTAACTGTGTCGGATGTCTGCAAGACTACATATGAGGAAATAAAGAAGGACAAAAAACATCGCTATGTTATTTTCTACATTCGCGATGAGAAGCAGATTGATGTGGAGACTGTGGCAGATCGCAACGCCGAATACGACCAGTTTCTAGAAGATATCCAGAAATGCGGTCCTGGAGAGTGCCGGTAAGTTGTGAATAACTAAAAAGAGGGGGTCTGGAAATCCCTACCTTACTTGTACTCCAGTCTAATCGATACTAACTTCAACATTTAACTACTTTCTCAGGTACGGATTGTTCGACTTTGAATACATGCACCAATGCCAAGGCACCTCTGAGAGTTCAAAGAAGCAAAAGCTGTTCCTTATGTCATGGTGTCCCGATACTGCCAAGGTATGTTTATCATCACGAGACAAGCAAATCCAGGAACTAATCCAATCCTAAATTTCCCCCCACAGGTCAAGAAGAAGATGTTGTACTCTAGCTCCTTCGATGCTCTCAAGAAGTCGCTGGTGGGAGTGCAAAAGTACATACAAGCCACTGATCTTTCCGAAGCCTCCCGGGAAGCCGTCGAGGAGAAACTCCGGGCCACCGACCGCCAATAAACTGTACGAGCACTGTGCATTGCATTTAACAAACAAGGCATGCATGAAACAGCGATGGAAACACGTATCCTGTTGAGATCGCCAATTTGTATGAGAATTTTCTACATAATTTGTATTTTCAGTAGAAATAAAGaatgaaatatttaacttGATCAAGTCGCATTTCAACATTTCCAAGTGTGGTAAAAATCTTGTACCGCTGGATACACTTTATTATTAAGACCTAAGATTACAATATACATAAGAAAACTAAATTGTAAACCGAACATTTAATAGCCATGCTGAATCAC
Protein-coding regions in this window:
- the LOC108008877 gene encoding uncharacterized protein, with product MKLITKRSKMSGQAVKGFIENKRIFWIFVIIFMKNVNDTDCTSSGVTKTFPSVGICLTMGRSTDEVKDAVLRRSPGEKLPRNYIRMIKDYLFVSPNDFYRGGAQYCEGRNSTCGVDILDMRRELLPRKCTEIFDKIYFGEKLLPHCEQIFKFHELELGYCFLANNYMDYDSTDTMPLQYSSLDKHRNLRLVFQPPKLYNYELHVLSNEDVPNFASSGPGITSYHTKQIYEVEETPNRKSINEPVSQRQCRFPSEHSIKGIPYRDKDYDLEGYVVEIKLVSRN
- the LOC108008144 gene encoding sodium channel protein Nach-like isoform X2; the protein is MVSGWNMVTIFILLKNRYETDSTSIGVSTAYSRWTNTFPSIGVCLSKSRINKEFTEAVQRRFPGKKQPYTYTRTLYDYLFITPNNLYIKPEYCPDINSSCGVDILDMRRELFPTNCSSFLEKIYFAEVLLPDCEKIFKFHELEMGYCFLANNFMDYDSTEDMPLQYTSLDKYRNLRLVLRSGLVYGYELFIHSPEDLPYFNAISYGISGDTSIHSFNVEEIHNHENVIEEPISQRLCKFPSESTIEGLPYSFSICMSLIRSEIEMELCNCTLFSHKDRSSKHYCGVANVSCLEHGKLAEKVKSYVGSHMACLPSCMEQQISLVGSRDDKSKISEEEGFVVEVQIASAPTARYYRTVTQTKLDLIVGIGSVIGLFFGASLLNILEISSYFVKKIKTMILG
- the tsr gene encoding cofilin/actin-depolymerizing factor homolog — protein: MASGVTVSDVCKTTYEEIKKDKKHRYVIFYIRDEKQIDVETVADRNAEYDQFLEDIQKCGPGECRYGLFDFEYMHQCQGTSESSKKQKLFLMSWCPDTAKVKKKMLYSSSFDALKKSLVGVQKYIQATDLSEASREAVEEKLRATDRQ
- the gammaSnap1 gene encoding gamma-soluble NSF attachment protein, producing MSGVAAKKIAEAENLVKQAEKSLKLSMLKWVPDYDSAADEYSKAATAYRIAKSYDKSKECFLKAIDCYKNNKAWFHAAKAYEQIILLSKDADKLHEVEEYANKSANLYQQHGSPEAAASALDKAAKLTESKHPDMALRFYQHALEVIMIEDSVRQAAEFASKVSRILVKLRRYEEATNALKKEISLNQQTESYGQIGRLVVALVMVQLARGDSVEAEKTFREWGNCCEPEEVATLQTLLQAFDDEDPELAARMLASPFIRHMDVEYAILSKNIPLPQGIQLEKKTGDNAGIETNDAEDEGGLC
- the LOC108008144 gene encoding sodium channel protein Nach-like isoform X1; the encoded protein is MSGKAVKFLTKFLIFLVSNKRLFWIFVIMVSGWNMVTIFILLKNRYETDSTSIGVSTAYSRWTNTFPSIGVCLSKSRINKEFTEAVQRRFPGKKQPYTYTRTLYDYLFITPNNLYIKPEYCPDINSSCGVDILDMRRELFPTNCSSFLEKIYFAEVLLPDCEKIFKFHELEMGYCFLANNFMDYDSTEDMPLQYTSLDKYRNLRLVLRSGLVYGYELFIHSPEDLPYFNAISYGISGDTSIHSFNVEEIHNHENVIEEPISQRLCKFPSESTIEGLPYSFSICMSLIRSEIEMELCNCTLFSHKDRSSKHYCGVANVSCLEHGKLAEKVKSYVGSHMACLPSCMEQQISLVGSRDDKSKISEEEGFVVEVQIASAPTARYYRTVTQTKLDLIVGIGSVIGLFFGASLLNILEISSYFVKKIKTMILG